One window of the Camelus dromedarius isolate mCamDro1 chromosome 15, mCamDro1.pat, whole genome shotgun sequence genome contains the following:
- the POLE4 gene encoding DNA polymerase epsilon subunit 4 isoform X1, which translates to MAAAVGSGAPREEEGPGGDAAAPQPQAPTSVPGARLSRLPLARVKALVKADPDVTLAGQEAIFILARAAELFVETIAKDAYCCAQQGKRKTLQRRDLDNAIEAVDEFAFLEGTLD; encoded by the exons ATGGCGGCAGCGGTTGGAAGCGGGGCTccccgggaggaggaggggccaggtGGGGACGCGGCGGCCCCGCAGCCTCAAGCCCCGACGAGTGTGCCCGGGGCTCGTCTCTCGAGGCTGCCTCTGGCGCGAGTGAAGGCCTTGGTGAAGGCGGACCCCGACGTGACGCTCGCGGGACAGGAAGCCATCTTCATTCTGGCACGAGCCGCG GAACTGTTTGTGGAGACCATTGCAAAAGATGCCTACTGTTGTGCTCAACAAGGGAAGAGGAAGACCCTTCAGAGGAGAGATCTGG ATAATGCAATAGAAGCTGTGGATGAATTTGCTTTTCTAGAAG
- the POLE4 gene encoding DNA polymerase epsilon subunit 4 isoform X2, whose amino-acid sequence MAAAVGSGAPREEEGPGGDAAAPQPQAPTSVPGARLSRLPLARVKALVKADPDVTLAGQEAIFILARAAELFVETIAKDAYCCAQQGKRKTLQRRDLGTLD is encoded by the exons ATGGCGGCAGCGGTTGGAAGCGGGGCTccccgggaggaggaggggccaggtGGGGACGCGGCGGCCCCGCAGCCTCAAGCCCCGACGAGTGTGCCCGGGGCTCGTCTCTCGAGGCTGCCTCTGGCGCGAGTGAAGGCCTTGGTGAAGGCGGACCCCGACGTGACGCTCGCGGGACAGGAAGCCATCTTCATTCTGGCACGAGCCGCG GAACTGTTTGTGGAGACCATTGCAAAAGATGCCTACTGTTGTGCTCAACAAGGGAAGAGGAAGACCCTTCAGAGGAGAGATCTGG